The Odocoileus virginianus isolate 20LAN1187 ecotype Illinois chromosome 30, Ovbor_1.2, whole genome shotgun sequence genome window below encodes:
- the LOC110137360 gene encoding gamma-crystallin C isoform X2, with amino-acid sequence MGKITFYEDRGFQGLCYECSSDCPNLQPYFSRCNSIRVDSGCWMLYERPNYQGHQYFLRRGDYPDYQQWMGLSDSIRSCCLIRDTSSHRLRLYEREDQKGLVAELSEDCPSIQDRFRLSEVRSLHVLEGCWVLYEMPNYRGRQYLLRPQEYRRYQDWGAVDAKAGSLRRVVDLY; translated from the exons ATGGGCAAG ATCACCTTCTACGAGGACCGGGGCTTCCAGGGCCTCTGCTACGAGTGCAGCAGCGACTGCCCCAACCTGCAGCCCTATTTCAGCCGCTGCAACTCCATCCGCGTGGACAGCGGCTGCTGGATGCTGTATGAGCGCCCCAACTACCAGGGCCACCAGTACTTCCTGCGGCGCGGGGACTACCCCGACTACCAGCAGTGGATGGGCCTCAGCGACTCCATCCGCTCCTGCTGTCTCATCCGCGAC ACAAGCTCGCATAGGCTGCGGCTGTATGAGAGAGAGGACCAGAAAGGCCTCGTGGCGGAGCTGAGCGAGGACTGCCCCTCCATCCAGGACCGCTTCCGCCTGAGCGAGGTCCGCTCGCTGCACGTGCTGGAGGGCTGCTGGGTCCTCTACGAGATGCCCAACTACCGGGGGCGGCAGTACCTGCTGCGGCCCCAAGAGTACAGGCGCTACCAAGACTGGGGGGCCGTGGACGCCAAGGCGGGCTCTCTGCGGAGGGTGGTGGATTTATACTAA
- the LOC110137360 gene encoding gamma-crystallin C isoform X1 — translation MGKITFYEDRGFQGLCYECSSDCPNLQPYFSRCNSIRVDSGCWMLYERPNYQGHQYFLRRGDYPDYQQWMGLSDSIRSCCLIRDQTSSHRLRLYEREDQKGLVAELSEDCPSIQDRFRLSEVRSLHVLEGCWVLYEMPNYRGRQYLLRPQEYRRYQDWGAVDAKAGSLRRVVDLY, via the exons ATGGGCAAG ATCACCTTCTACGAGGACCGGGGCTTCCAGGGCCTCTGCTACGAGTGCAGCAGCGACTGCCCCAACCTGCAGCCCTATTTCAGCCGCTGCAACTCCATCCGCGTGGACAGCGGCTGCTGGATGCTGTATGAGCGCCCCAACTACCAGGGCCACCAGTACTTCCTGCGGCGCGGGGACTACCCCGACTACCAGCAGTGGATGGGCCTCAGCGACTCCATCCGCTCCTGCTGTCTCATCCGCGAC CAGACAAGCTCGCATAGGCTGCGGCTGTATGAGAGAGAGGACCAGAAAGGCCTCGTGGCGGAGCTGAGCGAGGACTGCCCCTCCATCCAGGACCGCTTCCGCCTGAGCGAGGTCCGCTCGCTGCACGTGCTGGAGGGCTGCTGGGTCCTCTACGAGATGCCCAACTACCGGGGGCGGCAGTACCTGCTGCGGCCCCAAGAGTACAGGCGCTACCAAGACTGGGGGGCCGTGGACGCCAAGGCGGGCTCTCTGCGGAGGGTGGTGGATTTATACTAA